Proteins encoded in a region of the Amia ocellicauda isolate fAmiCal2 chromosome 19, fAmiCal2.hap1, whole genome shotgun sequence genome:
- the hook1 gene encoding protein Hook homolog 1, which produces MEAKKTVLCESLVVWLQTFNTASPCQTVQDLTSGVPMSQALHQIDPAWFSESWLGRIKEDVGDNWRLKMNNLKKILQMIVDYYNEVLGQQIADFPLPDLNRVAEHSDPVELGRLLQLILGCAVKCDRKQEYIQIIMTLEESVQHVVMTAIQELMSKETMASFGAEPLGDLEQQLKKAVEELAELMAEKEELAQRCQELDIQVTVLQEERNSLLAENDVLTDRANQLDSFDDPNTPSGKKYCQLQLQFEQLQEENFRLEAAKDDYRIHCEELEKQLVEVQHRNDELTSLAEESRALKDELDILRSCSDRVVKLEASVETYRKKLEDLTDLRRQMRTLEEKNMTYMQNTVSLEEELRKANAARTQLETYKRQVQELHKKLSDESRRADNLAFEIKKFEERHETLQKEKERLIVERDSLRETNEELRCTQAHQNQLLQAGLLPSGSPSHDNLAAEILPIEYREKFIRLQHENRMLRLQQEGSENERIAELQGQLEEAHRHHSELDTENRLKQERVAELQLQVEDLQKALQGQGAKPEDSHLQRKLDAHMVQLSAAKDELMKKKEMIEDLQPETVQSSLEIDELHAALKKKDEDMRAMEERYKMYLEKARNVIRALDPKLNPATVEIQCLKNQLAEKDKRIVGLERECEQAKLREYEEKLIVTAWYNKSLSFQKLAIEGRLAGRGGGGSVVPPGQSFLAQQRQVTNARRTLTLNAPATPSK; this is translated from the exons atgGAGGCCAAGAAGACGGTGCTCTGCGAGAGTCTCGTCGTCTGG TTACAGACCTTCAACACGGCCTCCCCGTGCCAGACGGTGCAGGACCTCACCTCCGGGGTGCCCATGTCGCAGGCCCTTCATCAGAT AGACCCCGCCTGGTTCAGCGAGAGCTGGCTGGGCCGCATCAAGGAAGATGTTGGTGACAACTGGAGACTGAAG ATGAACAACCTAAAGAAGATCCTCCAGATGATAGTGGACTACTACAACGAG GTGCTGGGCCAGCAGATCGCGGACTTCCCTCTGCCGGACCTGAACCGGGTGGCCGAGCACTCGGACCCAGTGGAGCTGGGCCGGCTGCTGCAGCTGATCCTGGGATGTGCCGTGAAGTGCGACCGGAAACAAG AGTACATTCAGATCATCATGACTCTGGAGGAGTCCGTACAGCACGTTGTGATGACCGCTATCCAGGAG CTGATGAGCAAAGAAACCATGGCCAGTTTCGGAGCTGAGCCGCTCGGGGACCTTGAGCAGCAG CTCAAGAAAGCCGTGGAGGAGTTGGCGGAGCTCATGGCAGAGAAAGAGGAGTTGGCACAGAGATGCCAGGAGCTCGACATTCAG gtgaCCGTGCTGCAGGAGGAGAGGAACAGCCTGCTGGCCGAGAACGACGTATTGACCGACCGCGCTAATCAGCTGGACTCCTTCGATGACCCCAACACGCCGTCAGGGAAGAAGTACTGCCAGCTGCAGCTGCAGTTCGAGCAGCTACAGGAGGAGAACTTCAG GCTGGAGGCAGCGAAGGACGACTACCGCATCCACTGCGAGGAGCTGGAGAAGCAGCTGGTGGAGGTGCAGCACCGCAACGACGAGCTCACCAGCCTGGCCGAGGAGTCGCGCGCCCTGAAGGACGAGCTGGACATCCTACG GAGCTGCTCTGACCGGGTGGTGAAGCTGGAGGCCTCGGTGGAAACCTACCGGAAGAAGCTAGAGGACCTGACCGACCTGCGGCGGCAGATGCGCACGCTGGAGGAGAAGAACATGACCTACATGCAGAACACAGTCAGCCTGGAGGAGGAGCTGCGCAAGGCCAACGCCGCCCGCACGCAGCTGGAGACCTACAAGAGGCAG GTGCAGGAGCTGCACAAGAAGCTGTCGGACGAGTCCAGGAGAGCCGACAACTTGGCCTTCGAGATTAAGAAGTTTGAGGAGCGGCACGAGACCCTGCAGAAGGAGAAAGAG AGACTCATCGTCGAGCGGGACTCCCTGAGGGAGACCAACGAGGAGCTGAGATGCACGCAGGCCCACCAGAACCAGCTGTTGCAAGCCG GGCTGTTGCCTTCAGGAAGTCCCAGCCATGATAACCTGGCTGCCGAAATCCTCCCCATCGAGTACAG GGAGAAGTTCATCCGCCTGCAGCACGAGAACAGGATGCTGCGTCTGCAGCAGGAGGGCTCGGAGAACGAGCGCATCGCAGAGCTGCAGggccagctggaggaggcccaccgCCACCACAGCGAGCTGGACACCGAGAACAG GCTCAAGCAAGAGCGCGTCGCTGAGCTGCAGCTGCAGGTGGAGGATCTCCAGAAAGCCCTGCAGGGACAGGGAGCCAAACCTGAAGAT TCGCATCTGCAGAGGAAGCTGGACGCTCATAT GGTGCAGCTCAGCGCAGCCAAGGATGAGCTGATGAAGAAGAAGGAGATGATCGAAGACCTGCAGCCGGAGACGGTGCAGAGCT CGCTGGAGATCGACGAGCTGCATGCGGCGCTGAAGAAGAAGGATGAGGACATGCGCGCCATGGAGGAGCGCTACAAGATGTACCTGGAGAAGGCCCGCAAT GTGATCCGGGCCCTGGATCCGAAGCTGAACCCGGCCACCGTGGAGATCCAGTGTCTGAAGAACCAGCTGGCGGAGAAGGACAAGCGCATCGTGGGCCTGGAG CGGGAATGTGAGCAGGCGAAGCTGAGGGAGTACGAGGAGAAGCTGATCGTCACGGCCTGGTACAACAAG AGCCTGAGTTTCCAGAAGCTGGCCATCGAGGGGCGGCTGGCCgggaggggggggggcggcAGCGTCgtgcccccgggacagtccttCCTGGCCCAGCAGCGTCAGGTGACCAACGCCAGGCGCACACTGACCCTCAACGCGCCGGCCACGCCCTCCAAGTAG
- the LOC136714301 gene encoding E3 ubiquitin-protein ligase RNF170 — protein MHASCSRSSPRSESSGVQSHTCHGTGPRRERHGFPHASHKDRQSRPSAHRDWHCPVCLQSATFPVETDCRHLFCAPCLIAYWRHGSWLGAISCPLCRQKVSVLHHLFTESIADRQERQVLLDIHDYNKRFSGAPRPVADYLYDMPTFLHLALRGLCTMGGLVWVFFLRVAVCCFGAVMSLASPLDSIPEPFCGVLGALDDLVVVFLLLICVVNINQQIGPDSGTLPPGATQQGVLSDAL, from the exons ATGCACGCCAGCTGCTCACGGTCAAGCCCAAG GTCGGAGAGCAGCGGGGTTCAAAGTCACACCTGCCACGGGACGGGCCcacggagagagagacacggctTTCCACACGCGAGCCACAAG GACAGACAGAGCCGCCCCAGTGCCCACAGAGACTGGCACTGCCCGGTGTGTCTGCAGAGCGCCACCTTCCCCGTGGAGACCGACTGCAGGCACCTCTTCTGTG CTCCCTGTCTGATCGCCTACTGGAGACACGGCTCCTGGCTCGGCGCGATCAGCTGCCCTCTCTGCAGGCAAAAG GTCAGCGTGCTGCATCACCTGTTCACTGAGTCCATCGCTGACCGGCAGGAGCGCCAGGTGCTGCTGGACATCCACGACTACAACAAGCGCTTCTCTGGAGCTCCGCGCCCG GTGGCAGACTATCTGTACGACATGCCCACGTTCCTGCACCTGGCGCTCCGTGGTCTCTGCACCATGGGCGGCCTGGTGTGGGTGTTCTTCCTGCGGGTGGCGGTGTGCTGCTTCGGCGCCGTCATGTCACTTGCCTCCCCGCTGGACTCCATCCCCGAGCCCTTCTGCGGTGTGCTGGGGGCCCTGGACGACCTGGTGGTGGTCTTCCTGCTGCTCATCTGCGTTGTCAACATCAACCAGCAGATTGGCCCGGATAGCGGCACCCTCCCGCCCGGTGCCACACAGCAGGGTGTGCTCTCCGACGCCCTGTAA
- the LOC136714760 gene encoding cytochrome P450 2J2 isoform X3, protein MLLPQLAQYYGDVFSLQLGRDKTVVVNGYKLVKEALVNQADTFSGRPLTPVVYHINKGQGLALNTGYSWKQQRRFTLATLRSFGLGKRSLESQIQLEIQHLHQAMLEEQGRPFDPHLTINNAVSNVICSLLFGRRFEYSDASYQQLLRLIFEAIYLEGSIWATLYNAFPTLMNVLPGGHQLLFSDYNKVSDFLREEISKHQQDRDPSAPRDYIDCYLEEIEKNQGDPESVFYKENLCYCMLDLFVAGTETTSTTLRWAMLYLIKYPEVREKVQAEIDRVVGQERPPSMADRAQMPYTDAVIHEVQRMGNIVPLNVLHMTTRDTMLGGYFLPKGTQVIPNLTSVLFDKSEWQTPDCFNPGHFLDEDGKFVKRDAFMPFSAGKRVCLGESLARMELFLFFTSFFQRFTFSLLDKSEPNMEGKVGFTNFPLPFKVCAAPR, encoded by the exons ATGCTTCTTCCTCAGCTGGCGCAGTATTACGGAGACGTGTTCAGCCTGCAGCTGGGGAGGGACAAGACTGTGGTGGTGAACGGCTACAAACTGGTGAAGGAGGCTCTCGTAAACCAGGCAGACACTTTCTCTGGCCGTCCTCTGACACCTGTGGTTTATCATATCAACAAAGGTCAAG GTCTGGCCCTCAATACTGGCTACAGCTGGAAGCAGCAGAGGAGGTTTACTCTGGCCACACTGAGGAGCTTCGGGCTGGGCAAGAGGAGCCTGGAGTCCCAGATCCAGCTGGAGATCCAGCACCTTCACCAGGCCATGCTGGAGGAGCAGG GACGACCTTTTGATCCCCACCTAACGATCAACAATGCTGTGTCCAACGTTATCTGCTCTCTGCTGTTCGGCCGCAGATTTGAATACAGTGACGCTTCCTATCAACAGCTTCTGCGTTTGATATTTGAAGCAATTTATCTAGAAGGAAGCATATGGGCCACG CTGTACAATGCATTTCCAACCCTTATGAATGTGTTACCTGGAGGCCACCAGCTCCTCTTCTCAGACTACAACAAGGTGTCCGACTTCCTGAGGGAAGAGATCAGCAAACACCAGCAAGACCGAGATCCTTCAGCCCCCCGGGACTACATCGACTGCTACTTGGAAGAGATAGAAAAG AACCAAGGTGATCCAGAATCTGTGTTCTATAAAGAAAACCTGTGCTACTGCATGCTGGATCTCTTTGTGGCCGGGACAGAGACCACATCCACAACGCTGCGCTGGGCTATGCTCTACTTGATTAAATACCCAGAAGTGCGAG AGAAGGTCCAGGCTGAGATAGACAGAGTGGTGGGACAGGAGCGCCCGCCCTCCATGGCCGACAGAGCCCAGATGCCCTACACTGATGCTGTGATCCATGAAGTCCAGCGGATGGGCAACATCGTTCCTCTGAATGTTCTTCACATGACAACAAGAGATACTATGCTGGGAGGATATTTCCTACCAAAG GGGACACAAGTGATTCCCAATCTGACCTCAGTGCTGTTTGACAAGAGTGAGTGGCAGACTCCAGACTGCTTTAATCCGGGACACTTTCTGGATGAGGACGGGAAGTTTGTCAAGCGGGACGCGTTCATGCCATTCTCCGCTG GGAAGAGGGTGTGTCTGGGGGAATCGCTGGCTCGGATGGAGCTGTTCCTGTTCTTCACCTCCTTTTTCCAGAGGTTCACCTTCTCTCTCCTAGACAAGTCTGAGCCCAACATGGAGGGAAAAGTTGGATTCACGAATTTTCCATTGCCCTTCAAGGTCTGTGCTGCCCCTCGCTAA